The nucleotide sequence tcccctctccACGGGACGCTTTGGTCTCCAGCGCTGTGggtgcccggccccgggggcaaGCTGGAACCCTGGTGCCTCTTCTCGGGGACCCCTGCGGCACGGCCGGGAGCTCGGGCACTCCCCTGGCTGCAGCCACGGCACGGGGAAGCGGCTGCACATCGCGCGGCCAAGCCCACGGCGCGGGACCCCGCGGCTGACGGGCGCTGCGCTTGGCTCCGGGCAGGTACCACGACAAGCAGGAGGTGACCAGTAACTTCCTGGGGGCGATGTGGCTGATCTCCATCACCTTCCTCTCCATCGGCTACGGGGACATGGTGCCGCACACCTACTGCGGGAAGGGCGTGTGTCTGCTCACTGGCATCATGGTGAGCctgctgggggtccccggggagGGCTGCGAGCGCCCGCAAGCGCCGGTGCCCTCACCCCGGTGCTGTGCCCGCAGGGTGCCGGCTGCACGGCTCTGGTCGTCGCCGTCGTTGCCAGAAAGCTAGAGCTCACCAAAGCGGAGAAACACGTGCACAATTTCATGATGGATACGCAGCTAACGAAGCGGGTAagggcccccccggctccccacTTCATCCCCTCCGGCGGCATCCGGCCGCCTCCGTCCCCGACCCCCGGCGTCTGGTTGCCTTCAGGTGAAAAATGCTGCTGCCAACGTACTCAGGGAAACGTGGCTCATCTACAAACACACCAAGCTGGTGAAGAAGATCGACCATGCCAAAGTTCGGAAACACCAGCGTAAGTTCCTCCAAGCCATCCATCAGTAAGTGCCAAACCTTTACCTGCTTCCTACGCGGCGCCCGGGCGCGGGCAGAGCTGCCCAAACGCCGCCGGGACGTCCCCGGCCGTGCCGCCGCAGTGGCACCGCCAGCCCGGGTGGCCGTGGAAATGACCCCTTCTTCTGTTCTGGCCCCCGATTTCTGCCAGTTCTACCCCAAATGCCCGCGTCCCTGGGCTGGCATCCTGATTTCCTTGGCAGTCCTGTCCTGGGGGGATGTTTTCCCAGCGGGTGGGGACCCTGGTGGCATCGGGGACGGTGCTGGGGTGACCTGAGGGGTACGCAATGGCACGGCTTGGTGTCACCGTGTCTGCTGTCCGGCTTCACCCGCATCGAGCCCCTGGTGCCTCCTGCTTCGTGGGGGGAAgcggaggggtgggggggggccggggggagccgctgTCGTCCCCGTGCGCTCTTGGTGGTGGTATTAAAcctgctgttgtgttttgtctCTGTTCTGCCCCGTCCCTGCAGAGCCCAGAAGTAAGTCTGCCTGGCTCCTCCGTGCCTGTCCGTGTGCATGGGCTCGGTGCTGCAAAATGGGGGGgagcggtggggggggggatggcatggcagcgcagcccccccccggctggggCTGTCTCTTCTTCGGGAGGGtccggggcagcgccgggccaTGCGGGAACGTGGGAGCCCCCCGGGAACGTGGGAGCCCCCTGGGAATGTGGGAGCCCCCCGGGAACATGGGAGCCCCCAGGAACGTGCGACCCCCCCCGGGTGCATGCCGGGGCGCTGGGGAGGACCCCGCGGGGTGCCGCTGAGCCGTCCCCGCCTCCCGATTCCCCCCGGCAGGTTGAGGAGCGTGAAGATGGAGCAGCGCAAGCTGAACGACCAGGCGAACACGCTGGTGGACCTGGCGAAGGTGAGACCTGCCTGGGCATGGGGGGATGCTGGAGAGGGGGATGCGGCGTGGGGGGGCACGGTGCtgaccaccccccccccccgcctttccCGGCAGACCCAGAACATCATGTACGACATGGTGTCGGAGCTGCAAGAGCGCAACGAGGACCTGGAGAAGCGCATCGGCGCCCTGGAGGGCaagctggaggcgctggggcTGAGCCTGCTGGCGCTGCCGGGGCTCGTCAGCCAAGCCatcgggcagcagcagcgcgagctgctggggagctgggccCCCCGCCTCTGCTCCGCCACGGCCCCCTGCacccccgcccgccgccgcaGGTCCCCCTCCACCGCCCCCCACACCTCCTCGGACAGCGGGTGActtgcgggggggggcagggggtgggcagcggggggggcCCCTTTTATGTCTGGCCATCGTGTGGCTGATTTCAGTAGCTTTGTTCTGTAAAGCCCTCTATAAACTTCCTGCGTTCACTGTGCTGGCGTgaggctggagccccccccccaccaccaccacacatccccggcccccccccaggtggtCCCGCGCTCCCCCAGGCCAGGGGAGGGCtttggaaggggggggggggacacaaacaGCTCCTGAGGGTCCTGGGGtggaggggagaaaagggagggggggaagagagggggaGCCctgaggtttgggggggtccaggggggctgtcctcctgctgtgggttggggggggtcaaggatggggccgggggtggGGAGCCAGGCagggtggggggcagcccccccagggcaaaagcagggctgagcccccagGGTGAGGGGTTgggggtgaggggtggggggctccgTCCCCGGCCCGGCCACACGAAGTCACGTCGCcgctccgtgcctcagtttccccatctgtaaaatgggggggggaaaggggggggggtggtgctGACCCTTGTAGAGTGCTGTGAGGTTCCTGGGGGCAAAACGCAGCCCCCCGCGAGCCGGGACAGGGGCGAAGCTGCTCCGCAGGGCCCTgggctgcccccaccccaccccgggGGCCGGATCCagtcctgccccccccccgccccggctgGACCCtcggcacgggggggggggctgaggcgcacattaaaggaggctgaaCTGGATGCATCGCTCTCTGCTCGTGGCACCGGGGCCAGAACCCGGtgggggggacagggtggggtgggatggggtgggatgcttgccctggggggggtccttgcagccccctgctcagcACACCCTGGGGGCCGTGGCAGCGGGTGGAGGCTGCTCGCTGCTggggggggatgctgggggctCAGAGCATCCCTCCCGGTGCTGGGCTCCCCGGGCTCCCCATCGCTTTGCGAAGCCCGAACCAGTGccggggcaggatgcggccctcGGCAGGGCGCTGGGTGGAGGCGGTGCCGGAGCCCCCGGCGGGtgggggcctgatcctgcccacGCGGGGCCCCACGCTGCGCCACCGGGCAGCGCGTACGCGTTAATGTTTAACCGCCCGTGCCTATCGGCGGCAGGTAGCGGCCGCCCGGCTGCACCctggggccgcatcctgccgggcaggtggcagcagggacCTGGTGGCACCCCCGCTGCGTCCCCCACCTCTCGTAAATCCCCGGTGAGCAGCGTGCGGGGAGGCGGCTGGGAGCCAGGCTGCGTCGGTGCCCTgt is from Anser cygnoides isolate HZ-2024a breed goose chromosome 27, Taihu_goose_T2T_genome, whole genome shotgun sequence and encodes:
- the KCNN1 gene encoding small conductance calcium-activated potassium channel protein 1 isoform X2, with amino-acid sequence MYHAREIQLFMVDNGADDWRIAMTYERIFFIALELIVCAIHPIPGQYLFTWTARLAFTYAASVADADVDIILSIPMFLRLYLIGRVMLLHSKLFTDASSRSIGALNKINFNTRFVMKTLMTICPGTVLLVFSISSWIIAAWTVRVCERYHDKQEVTSNFLGAMWLISITFLSIGYGDMVPHTYCGKGVCLLTGIMGAGCTALVVAVVARKLELTKAEKHVHNFMMDTQLTKRVKNAAANVLRETWLIYKHTKLVKKIDHAKVRKHQRKFLQAIHQLRSVKMEQRKLNDQANTLVDLAKTQNIMYDMVSELQERNEDLEKRIGALEGKLEALGLSLLALPGLVSQAIGQQQRELLGSWAPRLCSATAPCTPARRRRSPSTAPHTSSDSG